Proteins from a genomic interval of Piscinibacter sp. HJYY11:
- a CDS encoding IclR family transcriptional regulator, with translation MKSKEDQKPAIQVLERMFALLDLLASHQDPVSLKLISEQTGLHPSTAHRILNDLTVGRYVDRPEAGSYRLGMRLLELGNLVKARLDVRDAALGPMRELHKLTHQPVNLSVRQGDEIVYIERTYSERSGMQVVRAVGGRAPLHLTSVGKLFLAHDDPQRVRAYATRTGLAGHTRNSITDVNNLERELSKVLQYGTARDDEELELGVRCMAAGILDDQGKLVAGLSISAPADRLEEAWLERLKSTALQISSALGHRA, from the coding sequence ATGAAAAGCAAAGAGGATCAAAAACCGGCGATCCAGGTGTTGGAACGCATGTTTGCCCTGCTGGACCTGCTGGCCTCGCACCAGGACCCGGTCTCCTTGAAACTCATCAGCGAGCAGACCGGCCTCCACCCCTCCACCGCCCACCGAATCCTGAACGATCTGACCGTCGGCCGCTATGTCGACCGTCCCGAGGCAGGGAGCTACCGCCTCGGCATGCGCCTGCTGGAGCTGGGCAACCTCGTGAAGGCTCGACTCGACGTGCGCGACGCCGCCCTCGGCCCCATGCGTGAGCTGCACAAGCTGACGCACCAGCCGGTGAACCTGTCGGTGCGACAGGGCGATGAGATCGTCTACATCGAGCGCACCTACAGCGAACGCTCGGGCATGCAGGTGGTCCGCGCGGTCGGCGGCCGTGCCCCGCTGCATCTCACCTCTGTCGGCAAGCTCTTCCTCGCGCACGACGACCCGCAGCGGGTGCGTGCCTATGCCACGCGCACCGGCCTGGCCGGCCACACGCGCAACAGCATCACCGACGTCAACAACCTGGAGCGCGAGCTCTCCAAGGTGCTGCAATACGGCACCGCGCGCGACGATGAAGAGCTGGAGCTGGGCGTGCGCTGCATGGCCGCCGGCATCCTGGATGACCAGGGCAAGCTCGTGGCGGGCCTGTCGATCTCGGCGCCCGCCGACCGGTTGGAAGAGGCCTGGCTGGAGAGATTGAAGTCCACTGCCCTGCAGATCTCTTCGGCACTCGGGCACCGCGCCTGA
- the hpnE gene encoding hydroxysqualene dehydroxylase HpnE, protein MAAARRVAVVGGGWAGLAAAVEATRRGQHVALYEMAPQLGGRARAVDFGDALLDNGQHILIGAYSQTLSLMRFVGVDLDQALLRTPLKVTYPDGAGLQLQPGSPLVTFAAAVLRYPGWGWREKRAMLTASTAWALKRFRCDASLTVSQLTARLPPKVRDELLDPLCVAALNTPAPQASAAVFLRVLKDALFSGPGSADLLLPRQRLSELWPAPAARWLKASGATVHLSRRVERLAAAQDGWQLDGETFDAVVLACTANEAARLTATIAPTWSAQAAELRYEPIVTVYAQQSAPQRLPQPMMALRSDDGHPAQFAFDLGALGGPAGVIALVVSGAAEWVARGMSAVEEATLRQAHAAFGGPPLQRLRTTTEKRATFLCTPGLRRPAQHIAAGLLAAGDYVEGPYPATLEGATRSGRAAGMVV, encoded by the coding sequence ATGGCCGCTGCACGGCGGGTGGCCGTCGTCGGGGGCGGCTGGGCGGGTCTCGCGGCAGCGGTCGAAGCCACACGGCGCGGCCAGCACGTCGCGCTCTACGAGATGGCGCCTCAGCTTGGGGGCCGTGCGCGCGCCGTCGACTTCGGCGATGCCCTGCTCGACAACGGCCAGCACATCCTGATCGGCGCGTATTCGCAGACCTTGTCGCTGATGCGATTCGTCGGCGTCGACCTCGACCAAGCGCTGCTGCGCACGCCGCTGAAGGTCACCTACCCCGATGGTGCCGGCCTGCAGCTGCAACCGGGGTCGCCACTCGTCACTTTCGCGGCCGCGGTGCTGCGCTACCCCGGGTGGGGTTGGCGGGAGAAGCGGGCGATGCTGACGGCCTCGACGGCGTGGGCCCTGAAGCGCTTTCGCTGCGATGCTTCGCTCACGGTGTCGCAGCTGACCGCCCGGCTTCCGCCCAAGGTGCGCGATGAGCTGCTGGACCCGCTGTGCGTGGCGGCGCTGAACACGCCGGCGCCTCAGGCCAGCGCCGCCGTCTTCCTGCGCGTGCTGAAGGATGCGCTCTTCTCCGGCCCCGGCTCGGCCGACCTGCTGCTGCCGCGACAGCGCCTCAGCGAGCTCTGGCCCGCGCCTGCGGCGCGCTGGCTCAAGGCATCCGGTGCGACGGTGCACCTGTCGAGGCGGGTCGAGCGTCTCGCGGCAGCTCAAGATGGCTGGCAACTCGATGGCGAGACCTTCGATGCCGTCGTGCTCGCCTGCACTGCCAATGAAGCCGCACGCTTGACGGCCACGATCGCCCCCACCTGGTCGGCACAAGCCGCCGAGTTGCGCTACGAGCCCATCGTCACGGTCTACGCGCAGCAATCTGCCCCGCAACGACTGCCACAACCGATGATGGCGCTGCGCAGCGACGACGGGCATCCCGCGCAATTCGCCTTCGATCTCGGCGCGCTGGGGGGGCCGGCTGGGGTCATCGCCCTCGTGGTCAGCGGTGCGGCCGAGTGGGTCGCGCGCGGGATGAGTGCCGTCGAAGAGGCCACCTTGCGGCAAGCGCATGCCGCTTTCGGTGGGCCACCCCTGCAGCGGCTGCGCACCACCACGGAAAAGCGCGCGACCTTCCTCTGCACGCCCGGGCTGCGCCGGCCGGCCCAGCACATTGCAGCAGGGCTGCTCGCCGCCGGCGACTACGTCGAGGGCCCCTACCCGGCCACGCTCGAAGGCGCCACCCGCTCGGGGCGCGCTGCCGGCATGGTCGTCTGA
- the hpnD gene encoding presqualene diphosphate synthase HpnD, with protein sequence MTPEQYVQEKAAASGSSFYYAFLFLPPPRRAAITAFYAFCREVDDVVDEVHDPGVAATKLAWWRKEVASSFGGQPSHPAMKALMPHIADYDIRAEHLIAVIEGCQMDLEQSRYLDFPGLERYCHLVAGVVGEVASGIFGRTEASTVQYAHKLGLAMQLTNIIRDVGDDARRGRVYLPVSELQRFDVKAHEVLNRGYSERFTALMKFQAERAHRIYDEALALLPEADRKTQKPGLMMANIYRTLLREIEAGGFQVLHQRISLTPVRKLWIAARTNWRGR encoded by the coding sequence ATGACGCCCGAGCAATACGTGCAGGAGAAGGCCGCGGCCAGCGGGTCGAGCTTCTACTACGCCTTTCTCTTCCTCCCGCCGCCGCGCCGTGCGGCCATCACGGCCTTCTATGCCTTCTGCCGCGAGGTAGACGATGTCGTCGACGAAGTGCACGACCCCGGCGTCGCCGCCACCAAGCTCGCGTGGTGGCGCAAGGAGGTGGCAAGCAGCTTCGGCGGCCAGCCGAGCCACCCTGCGATGAAGGCGCTGATGCCGCACATCGCCGACTACGACATCCGCGCCGAGCACCTCATCGCCGTGATCGAGGGTTGCCAGATGGACCTGGAGCAGTCGCGCTATCTCGACTTCCCTGGCCTCGAGCGCTACTGCCACCTGGTGGCCGGCGTGGTGGGCGAAGTGGCCTCTGGCATCTTCGGCCGCACCGAGGCCTCGACCGTGCAGTACGCGCACAAGCTCGGGCTGGCGATGCAGCTCACCAACATCATCCGCGACGTGGGCGACGACGCGCGGCGTGGCCGCGTCTACCTGCCGGTGTCGGAACTGCAGCGCTTCGACGTGAAGGCCCACGAGGTGCTGAACCGCGGCTACAGCGAGCGTTTCACCGCACTGATGAAATTCCAGGCCGAGCGTGCGCACCGCATTTATGACGAGGCGCTCGCGCTGCTGCCCGAGGCCGACCGCAAGACGCAGAAGCCGGGGCTGATGATGGCCAACATCTACCGCACGCTGCTGCGCGAGATCGAGGCCGGCGGCTTCCAGGTGCTGCACCAGCGCATCTCGCTCACGCCCGTGCGCAAGCTGTGGATCGCGGCGCGCACGAACTGGCGAGGCCGTTGA